AGTCGGTAGTTGAAAGAGAGATAtgtggtaaaaataaaaaataaataaataaataaagagattTAAGCCCTTGTGGTAAAGTTTGTTAGGATTTATACTCAAAATTGACCAACTCTTCATACACATATTAGGCTAAAATGGACCTTCTGTTAATTGATAACACGTGGGGCTAGCTCACgtgctaataattaacaaaaatttgatggaattttcattttttggcaTAAATCCTAACACACTTTATAAGCttaaattctttttgtttttttttttaccacaggGCTATCTTCCAACTATCTTATTACCATAGAaactattaatccaattaagccttttttttttttggtatatacaCTCCATAATTTGTTGACCACAACCCACGTGCTTTATACGCCTCATATctatctttttaattaaaatttatcttaacACACCATACTTATTTTCTAATATTACCCTCGCACCCCATACTCTTTGTCAATTATGGATTTTAAAGTTTCGTTTTCTATATATTTTGGGGTTTTTGTCAATTAGGGATCATTTTACTTTCTTGCAGTGCAGTTGCATAATACCTTGATTTTTTCAAATCCTTCGCAATCACATGTTAAGCCCTTAGTTGGAAATAAGATGATTGGTAAGGCCTTAGTTGGTTTGAGAGTCAATTAGGATGATTGCATAAGTGTCATTAGGTGAAGAACATTAGGTTTCTCATCCACCGTATTGGCTTCCTTTAGTTTCATCTACAACAAAACAATTCAATAATTGTTACTAAATTTGATGTGGTTGAATTGCCTAGtgataatatcatttttcttaatatttgcggattttctcttttaaaatcttattaGGCTTACGTAGTCATTTTATAAAGggatactttggatgcggttCCTAATCTCTAACActctttgactaaaaccttaaatggtattcaaagtttgatcaaagtcccttgactttgtatacctcattatattactattagtATTTATagttttatagttttgacattaattgtttgatattttatgagatttataatcctataaatttaaaatctctcattataatactattagaaacggctacaataaaaaaattcaaacattttgattgacaTAGtgtcaaaaaaaaattggtacttTTCActtataacaaagtggtacaagaatgggtacattataaatatattagggtacaaataaaagattaaaaaaatatgagtacaaatgaaatttttaaaaatttgggctcaaaaagaaattaatacatgggtacaaattaaaactaagaagaaaatactacaaatttaaaaaaagggtgcaaattaaaagtggtacaaactaaaaatatgaatatatgatacaaagtttagctATAAAACATATACCATAtctaatttttctatcattgattaattaTACAATGTCACGTGACAATAAACACATGggcacaaatacaaataaaactttaaaacatatgggcacaaaaagaaattaatatatgggtacaaagtaaaactgaaaagaaaattggtacaaatttaaaaaggtttgcaaattaaaaataggtacaaactaaaaataaaaatatatgataaaaaaatttagctataaatataaatatactaattataacattttgaacactaaaggaatatatttaaaaataaaaataaatcattattaaaataattaatgatgttattaatacccaatgaccttgatcaaaaattgaaaaggaataaggttttaatcaatgaaatAGCAAAATGAGGGATGCGaacctaatttttccttttataaaaaggaaaactaatgaaaatgacttgaaaattttgagttttaacgataaggataaaataaagggtaaagtgaatagtaccatgatgtgactttttagtgtaaaaatgtgatttttcattaaattgaacaataccgagagcttttcgttaaaattctctttataaaaagggaattgttattagcactccaaaaatcacattacatactccttacaagtgtatttttctttctaatcatAGAAAGAGTTTGAAGTgctaaataagatttttggagtgctaataacaattctctaaaaAAACCCAAGAGGAACCTGATAAACTACAACAAATAAAGTAAAAGGCCCAAGCAAAGTGACAATAGCAACCCAAGATACAACGGGAGGCCCTTACAAACTTAGGCCCGTAGGCTGCaataacaaacaacaaaaaaaccctAGTCTCAAGCAACATAAACCAGACCGCCGCTGCCGCCACACCCTTGGAGGAAGCCAAACTTCGAACCGAGAGAATAGACACCAGATCCAAAGTCCCTTCACAAACCcctgcaaatatatacaaacaaaatatCATATGGATAGAGAGTGAGGCTAAGGGGGTATGTAAAATACCTAACACTTGGCCTCGATAGGGATCCGACATGCCGGTTGAATGAGGGAAAGTGAAGGAGGGTAATTGATCTAGAATCCAATTTTGGATCGGAGCCCGCAGATTTGAGTACATGGTGGGATGGGGATGGAGTATCACTACTAATGAGGAAGgtggaaataaaattaaaagagagaAAGCCGTAAAAGTAGGCAAAAAACGTCGAATAAAGGGCATGAAACCCAAATCTAAGACAAGCTCAGGGGATAGTTGAGACTCAACTCAATGGAAACTAAGATAAACCCAGGTGAAAATTAGGAATAAAAACGAAGGAAGGAGACTGGAAAAGGGAGAGAAATAGGAGGTGGATGCAGGGAAGGGGATAGAGCAGATGAGATGAGAGCGAAGGAAATATATGGAAAAggcagaggagagagaagggaaaAAGGGAACGAGGAGGGAAGAAAGAGTAGCGGGCTATTGCCTACCCCAAGCAAAAGCAAGGGTCAACGGTTGAGCTTGAAGTTGGGGATGGAGCTTGAGGATCTGGGTTTCTAGAGagaaacaaagagagagagcCGCTGAAGGACCGATGGTGTTGTATTTGATTTTCAAAGggtttattcaacaatatgtggagtgctaataaaatataagaatttTTTGGTGATAGCTCGAATGACCACAAGATGGCCATGAAACAACCCACCATCTATAATGGTGGGTTGCTTTGGTTTTAGCCTGGATGATACGTAGCATTAAAGCCTTACCCTTTTTATTAGGCATTTGGTTTCAACTTCCTAACAAAAATAAACCGGATAACAAAGCAAAGCTAGACAAATCTTTAAACGACAACATTTTGTATTATAAGAAATATGACATATCATCATATTCCTCACTGAGTTGTCGTCACTAACTCTGTATCTAAAGCGAATTCAAAATTCCAATGAATATATAAACCTAATTGGCAATGTCTAACATACCTACTGTTTATTATTCACCAAATTTGAGCTAGACTACAACACAACCAATTTTGTACGTAATTTTTTCTACCCTTGTAACTGATACTtcaagtgtgacatcccacatcgcccaagggagcgatccttaaatgtatattctcatccctacctagcgcgaggccttttgggagctcactggcttcgggttccgtaggaactccgaagttaagcgagaagggggcttgagcaatcccatgatgggtgacccactgggaagttgctcgtgagttcccaaaaacaaaaccgtgagggcatggtcggggcccaaagcggacaatatcgtgctacggtggtggagcgggcctgggaagtgatccgccccgggccgggatgtgacaatttggtatcagagcctaaccctggccgcgtatgtgccgacgaggacgtcggacccttaaggggggtggattgtgacatcccacatcgcccaggggagcgatccttaaatgtatattcccatccctacctagcgcgagaccttttgggagctcactggcttcgggttccgtaggaactccgaagttaagcgagaagggggcttgagcaatcccatgatgggtgacccactgggaagttgctcgtgagttcccaaaaacaaaaccgtgagggcatggtaagcccaaagcggacaatatcgtgctacggtggtgaagcgggcccgggaagtgatccgccccgggcggggatgtgacatcaagtgcttttgaaatctaaattttgttttagagctttgtgaaagaaaaaagatatgTTAGCACGAGTTTAGTTCAACATGATTGATTTTCACCTTAGGTCATCAatgttgaaaaaattgtttgaaagGCCCACGTGTCACGTGATGTGTAATGAgtgaattttaatcaaaattcaaacgTAGATTACCATATTACATTATTACTATATTGACAGTGGCATTAAAATCAGGGATTGTGATATCCACATatcccattttatttttcacatacctttttaattttcgaccgtcggatcagatgaattgaaaaagatcaataaacaaaaattatgaaaatgtgtgtgagaagtacaataggatgtgtgaatagcacgTCCTAAAATTGGAGTGCGTGGGTGTGGAATTGCCAAAAATATATTCCACGTGGTGTTTGTGCAATGAAAAGCACAATATACGAAGATGGTTCGGGGCGATCTAAACGGGTCAAGTCAAGCGGATCCGACCCACGCCATCCATGTCGCGTTTCTCGTGTACACCAAGTAACAACGGCAGCGCATCAACAAACACTGTCTCTCTGATGCCTAACACCATTCTCTCACTCCCATCGACACTCTCATAGACTTCGCAATCGGAAAAAATCCAGTGGTGCTGCGGCTCACATGGACCCGCAATACCCGACCAAGCCGGCGCGGTCGTACGGGCCGCAGATTAAAATGACGATTCAGCCCTCGCAGCACTCCGACAACGACCGGTCCAGCGGCGAGCTGCGCGCGCTGGATTGCAACCTCACCGCCCTCTGCGACCACATACAGACGGAGGGCTTCAATTCCGGTGCCTTCTCCGATATGGTCGTCCACGCCATGGGCTCCACCTACCACCTCCACCGCCTCATTCTCTCCCGCAGCCCCTACTTCAGGTCCGTTGTCCCAAATTCCCTAAAccccttttgtcaatttaccaAAATGCAACTTGAATTCGCCCCCTCGCCGGCTTCGTCGGGGTTATTGGATGATGTTGAATTGATAATTGTGgggttttattgttaatttgatTAGTTATGTGGATGTATGTAAATATGGAGAGTACCTAGATTAGCATTTGGACTGTTAAGCTTGAGCTTGGCAGTGGGGAGTTGGTGAAATTACTTTTGTTTTCGATAATGCACGCGTAATTATGTAGCAATTAGGTGACTAATCACCTTGTGCAATCTTCATATGCTGGACTGTAATGTGTCTGGCAGGAACATGCTTCATGGACCTTGGAAAGAAGCCAGTGCCCCTGTTTTAACCTTACATATTGACGATAAGAATGTTAACGGAGAAGCAATTGCAATGGCTTTGGCGTATCTGTACGGTCACCACCCCAAGCTTAATGATAACAATGCATTTCGTGTTTTGGCTGCCGCTTCTTTTCTTGACCTTCAGGTATCATTTTCTCGTTTTGATGTCTTCTTTTACTTTGCGTGACTATTTTCTTTTCCACTCTAGAAGTCCCGTCCCTTTATGTGCATTTAGGTTACGGCTTGATGTTCTTTTGATGCAGGATTTATGTGCAATATGCACAGACTTCATTATATCTGAATTATGGACTTCAAACTTCTTAGCCTATCAGGTTTGAAAATGCTTGTGCCGCTTCTTTGTTTATGTATGACCCACATGCTaccattttcttttgtaattgagAATGTCTACTTGTGCTTTTAGGTGTTCGCGGAGAGCCAAGATTATGGCATACATGGAGAACGGGTAAGAAATGCTTGCTGGGGCTACCTTTGTCAAAGTGGTTCCATGGAGTTGAAAGAGGTAAAAGATGGTGTGCTTATTTTGTAGTAATCACTTGTGGGTTTTGCtcacattttcttcttccttctgtttTCCTTTGAGATCATATAACATGACAACATAAGAAAAgatgagagagaaggaaaaaacagTGGATGCCGAAGGaatatatttgtttttctttgtaatATTAGCATACTTAACCTTACCCAGTCTAGAAAAATATGGCTTAAGCtctgttattttatttaattatgatagCATagctcaattttttcttctctcttggATCTGTCCATTGTCAATGACTCagtttatttgattttataagGATTAAGTATATTTTAAGGTTTTTCAGTTTTGTTAATGCAAACCTACTGCTACATATTCTATTTCCTGACATGGTCATGGACAGGTGCTTCCAAAACTTTCAGCTCAGACCCTGCTTGCATTGCTGACCTCTGATGAGCTCTGGGTACCCAGTGAAGAGAAACGGTAAGGAGCATTGACGGCCTCTAACTCGGGTTTATTAATTACAGCTTGAGTTCCTTTTGATGTgttctttatttttcctttgtggAAAGGTTTGAGCTGGCATTCTATGCATTCCTTGCAAAAGGTGCTCAAAGCAAACAGGAAGACTATGATCATGGAAGTTCCAGTTCTGAGGCAGGAACGGATACTCCATCTGATTCTTCTAACGCAAAGGGAAAGAATCTGATTGATAGCTTTGCTAACAAAAGGTTGGAGTCTGAAGTCGGGCGCTTAACTATAAAAGATGATGTAGAGGGCCATAATACTGCTCGTAGTCTTTTGATAGAGCTTGCAGACTGTGTGGTTGATTTCCAAACAAGAGTTTCAAATTCCAAACAGCAAGTCCAACAAGTTGCGGACCCTCAAGCCAATTTGGAGCCAGGATACAACTGCAGCATGGGTGGTCCTTCATCATTAAAAAATTCACTATCGGAAATAGATGTCATGAGAACCTCATGTTATGCTGAAATGCCTGTTGGTGTTGGAGCAAGTAGACTGGGGGCAAATGGAGTGGCTATGGAAGGGCCATCTGATGAAGGATCATGCTATCACTTAAATAACAACAGTTGGTTTGCCAGGGACCAGTCAAGGCAATGCTCTTCAATGAACTCTTCCACTAGTGAGCTCATGCCAAATGATTGGGGAAGATGTGGCATGCCTCCTCTTTCATGGGGTGGCAGGGTTGTAGGGAGAAGACAGGTTAAAGGTTATGCTAAAGGGAACTTTGGGGTTGGTGGGGAGGAATATGATGCATTTGTTAATATATTTGAAGGCGGATCTCTTTTATACTGCAACATGTCTTTTGAGGCACTTTTGAATGTACGAAAGCAACTTGAGGAACTGGGGTTCCCCTGCAAAGCTGTAAACGATGGTCTTTGGCTGCAGGTTTCTTTCTatatctgttttctttttaattccatctttcttttgctatacaagtgtgggggaaatgAAAGAGCAATCATTACAGTTTCTTACATGGTATCCCTATTAATTGGTATAGTTAACCATTTGGAAAAATATCTTATAAACCATAGTGCTGATAAATTGATTCAGTCGAAGAAACTATTTTTACAGGCCCTGGCAGACTGACTGCAAGGGCTCTCTGCCCACCTCTCACCATGAGAAAGCCAGGCATCTCTTTCTTCCATACACACATTGTTGCCCGTGGTTATGCTTTTGAAGAGATgtcttatttgtttatttgtgtgTTTAAATATCAATATGTCGCAAAGAAAACCtatctgtttatttttttactaaCTTAATTGTTTGGTATGCAATCATGTAGATGCTTTTAAGCCAGAGAGTCCAAGAAGTTGGTGCTGATACGTGCAAAAATTGCTGTCTTACAAGTATAGCGTGCAGTTGCAGACAGCAATTTTCATTCTCACAAGGAGTTACTACCGGATACTACATGCAAGAGCATAATCAGAATAATTCTCCTGGTGTATATGTTGCTGAGTCTGCTGCAGGTGAAGGAAATGGTCTCTTTAGGCCTGTACGTGTGCATGTCAGGGGTCCTATTGATGGGCTTGCTGGTATCGGACGCGGAACTACATTTGTACCAGCAACTGCCTGGCCTCCAACTCGGTTTGTCTTTTCCCGTGTGCCATTTGGCATGGGCAACAGAAATTGCCAGCAGTCTCTTGCTAATGATGATTCAGAGGCTAGAGCTGACCATAATGGGGACCTGTCTGGAGATGGATTAACAGCTTTAGTTGGGCTAAGCCAAGGAGGGAACAATGTAGCTAATTCTCATGGGGAGCAAACAGAGAGAGGCTATGAGATGGATATGCAAAGCAGAATGGCTGGAACGTCCATGTCAGTGCCAAGTACTAGTGGTGTACCCATTCAGATGGTAGAGTCGTCAGACCATGCGCTTGGGATTGAGTGGGATAATGCAAGCAGTTCTTCCATCTCATTGGATATGAAAACACCTTTAAGTCACTTCCCTCCTTTCCGCTTTGGGTATGTGAGCTCTTTCCATTACTCCTTTCCACCTGCGCTTTAGATTTT
This Pyrus communis chromosome 6, drPyrComm1.1, whole genome shotgun sequence DNA region includes the following protein-coding sequences:
- the LOC137737061 gene encoding uncharacterized protein, whose protein sequence is MDPQYPTKPARSYGPQIKMTIQPSQHSDNDRSSGELRALDCNLTALCDHIQTEGFNSGAFSDMVVHAMGSTYHLHRLILSRSPYFRNMLHGPWKEASAPVLTLHIDDKNVNGEAIAMALAYLYGHHPKLNDNNAFRVLAAASFLDLQDLCAICTDFIISELWTSNFLAYQVFAESQDYGIHGERVRNACWGYLCQSGSMELKEVLPKLSAQTLLALLTSDELWVPSEEKRFELAFYAFLAKGAQSKQEDYDHGSSSSEAGTDTPSDSSNAKGKNLIDSFANKRLESEVGRLTIKDDVEGHNTARSLLIELADCVVDFQTRVSNSKQQVQQVADPQANLEPGYNCSMGGPSSLKNSLSEIDVMRTSCYAEMPVGVGASRLGANGVAMEGPSDEGSCYHLNNNSWFARDQSRQCSSMNSSTSELMPNDWGRCGMPPLSWGGRVVGRRQVKGYAKGNFGVGGEEYDAFVNIFEGGSLLYCNMSFEALLNVRKQLEELGFPCKAVNDGLWLQMLLSQRVQEVGADTCKNCCLTSIACSCRQQFSFSQGVTTGYYMQEHNQNNSPGVYVAESAAGEGNGLFRPVRVHVRGPIDGLAGIGRGTTFVPATAWPPTRFVFSRVPFGMGNRNCQQSLANDDSEARADHNGDLSGDGLTALVGLSQGGNNVANSHGEQTERGYEMDMQSRMAGTSMSVPSTSGVPIQMVESSDHALGIEWDNASSSSISLDMKTPLSHFPPFRFGVQFEDVHRLSDGQVKHSSEVFYAGSLWKVSVQAFNDEDPQGRRTLGLFIHRRKAEITDSFRKVQMYVDSREKVTARYQLICPSKREVMVFGSFKQTGTLLPKAPKGWGWRSALLFDELADLLQNGALRVAAVVQLV